In Phycisphaerales bacterium, the following are encoded in one genomic region:
- a CDS encoding FAD-dependent oxidoreductase — MSENGQDAKIEKLVIIGSGPAGWTAALYASRAQLDPLCVIGVPKQDPGPVLPGGQLMLTTDVENYPGFPEGIAGPEMMGLFQKQAERFGARVMHDDVKTVEFNAEHTQPHVLTTASGQTIRAHAVIIATGATANWLGLDNELRLAQTGGGVSACAVCDGALPMFRGNPVAVVGGGDTAMEEAHHLSKFASKVYIIHRRDELRASKVMQERTLGKPNVEMVWNSTVVDVLDRKDEASGADVIRAVVLEDTISKERHELEVNGLFVAIGHTPATKFLRESGLEFDSAGYIDLKKRDSTTNIPGVFAAGDVADARYRQAVTAAGMGCQAALDAEHWLGSHALV, encoded by the coding sequence ATGAGCGAGAACGGGCAGGACGCCAAGATCGAGAAGCTGGTCATCATTGGATCGGGGCCCGCCGGCTGGACCGCTGCGCTGTATGCATCAAGGGCCCAGCTTGATCCACTGTGTGTCATCGGGGTGCCCAAGCAGGACCCCGGCCCGGTGCTGCCCGGCGGCCAGCTCATGCTGACGACCGACGTGGAGAACTACCCCGGCTTCCCAGAGGGCATCGCCGGGCCGGAGATGATGGGTCTCTTCCAGAAGCAGGCCGAACGATTCGGCGCTCGCGTCATGCACGACGACGTGAAGACGGTTGAGTTCAACGCCGAGCACACCCAGCCGCACGTGCTGACAACGGCCAGCGGGCAGACGATCCGTGCCCACGCCGTCATCATCGCCACCGGCGCGACGGCCAACTGGCTGGGGCTGGACAACGAGCTGCGGCTGGCCCAGACCGGCGGGGGCGTCTCGGCCTGTGCGGTGTGCGATGGCGCCCTGCCCATGTTCCGTGGCAACCCCGTGGCAGTCGTGGGGGGCGGCGATACCGCCATGGAAGAGGCCCACCACCTGAGCAAGTTCGCCTCCAAGGTCTACATCATCCATCGGCGTGACGAGCTGCGCGCCAGCAAGGTGATGCAAGAGCGCACCCTGGGCAAACCCAACGTGGAGATGGTGTGGAACAGCACCGTGGTGGACGTGCTGGATCGCAAGGACGAGGCCTCGGGCGCCGACGTCATCCGGGCCGTCGTGCTCGAGGACACGATCTCCAAGGAGCGGCACGAGCTGGAAGTCAACGGCCTGTTCGTCGCCATCGGCCACACGCCGGCGACCAAGTTCCTGCGCGAGAGCGGTCTTGAGTTCGACTCGGCCGGCTACATCGACCTCAAGAAGCGGGACAGCACCACCAACATTCCGGGCGTCTTCGCCGCGGGCGATGTGGCCGATGCCCGGTACCGCCAGGCCGTTACCGCCGCCGGCATGGGCTGCCAGGCCGCCCTCGATGCCGAACACTGGCTGGGCTCGCACGCGCTGGTGTAG